A window of the Cystobacter fuscus genome harbors these coding sequences:
- a CDS encoding phosphoribosyltransferase, which yields MERFQDRFEAGRVLGEHLGVYAGRSNTLVLALPRGGVPVGFEVARALGASLDVFVVRKLGVPGHEEFAMGAIATGGVRVLNEDTVRRLGISDEDVARTIEREERELVRRERLFRGVRPPPRIQGRTVILVDDGLATGSTMRAAVLALREQEPACLVVGVPVGAPKTCAAFQNEADEVVCVLSPERFHAVGYFYEDFAQTSDEEVHELLARAEQGAGLGLEAP from the coding sequence ATGGAACGTTTTCAAGATCGCTTCGAGGCAGGCCGTGTGCTCGGTGAGCACCTCGGAGTGTATGCCGGCCGGAGCAACACCCTCGTGCTCGCGCTGCCGCGGGGTGGCGTTCCCGTCGGCTTCGAGGTGGCGCGGGCACTGGGCGCTTCCCTGGACGTGTTCGTGGTACGCAAGCTCGGGGTGCCTGGTCACGAGGAGTTCGCGATGGGGGCCATCGCCACCGGCGGCGTCCGCGTCCTCAACGAGGACACCGTGCGCAGGCTGGGCATCTCGGACGAGGACGTCGCGCGCACCATCGAACGAGAGGAGCGGGAGTTGGTCCGGAGGGAGCGGCTCTTCCGGGGAGTCAGACCTCCGCCGCGAATCCAAGGCCGCACGGTCATCCTCGTGGATGACGGGCTGGCGACCGGCTCCACCATGCGGGCCGCCGTCCTGGCCCTGCGTGAGCAGGAGCCGGCGTGCCTGGTGGTGGGGGTTCCCGTGGGAGCGCCGAAGACGTGCGCCGCGTTCCAGAACGAAGCCGACGAGGTGGTCTGCGTCCTCTCGCCCGAACGCTTCCATGCCGTGGGGTACTTCTACGAGGATTTCGCGCAGACCTCCGATGAGGAGGTGCATGAATTGCTCGCACGCGCGGAGCAGGGTGCTGGTTTGGGGCTGGAAGCGCCCTGA
- a CDS encoding DMT family transporter — MSSPRKPADGFALATMLLLCSIWGMQQVAVKLAAPHVPPLMQMALRSGISALLVGLLCWVRGERLSSRDGTWRPGLLAGALFAAEFLFVGEGLRHTHASHMAVFLYTAPVFAALGLHWLVPSERLRSSQWAGMGVAFAGILLAFGGGWLRGGVSLEVLGGDALGLLAGLAWGATTVVVRVSALSEARPTQTLLYQLVGGFALLLPVALLTGQAGPVSLTGVAWASLLFQGIVVCFASYLVWFWLLRRYLASSLSVFSFMTPLFGVSAGVLVLHERADASFAVGAVLVLTGILVVSAPGLLRPGPPPPRVPHSSHI; from the coding sequence ATGAGTTCCCCTCGCAAACCCGCGGATGGCTTCGCGCTCGCGACCATGCTCCTGCTGTGCTCCATCTGGGGCATGCAGCAAGTGGCCGTCAAACTGGCCGCGCCCCACGTTCCCCCGTTGATGCAGATGGCCCTGCGCTCGGGCATCAGCGCGCTGCTCGTGGGCCTGCTGTGCTGGGTGCGTGGCGAGCGATTGTCCTCGCGGGACGGAACCTGGCGCCCCGGGCTCCTGGCGGGCGCCTTGTTCGCCGCGGAGTTCCTCTTCGTCGGCGAGGGCCTGCGCCACACCCACGCCTCGCACATGGCCGTCTTCCTCTACACCGCGCCCGTGTTCGCCGCGCTGGGCCTGCACTGGCTCGTGCCCTCCGAGCGGCTGCGGAGCTCGCAGTGGGCCGGCATGGGGGTGGCGTTCGCCGGCATCCTGCTGGCCTTCGGCGGCGGATGGCTCCGGGGAGGGGTCAGCCTGGAAGTGCTGGGGGGTGACGCACTGGGCCTGCTCGCGGGCCTCGCATGGGGCGCGACCACCGTGGTGGTGCGCGTCTCGGCGCTTTCCGAGGCGCGTCCCACCCAGACGCTGCTCTACCAACTGGTGGGCGGCTTCGCGCTCCTGCTGCCCGTGGCCCTCCTCACGGGTCAGGCGGGCCCGGTGTCGCTCACCGGCGTGGCGTGGGCGAGTCTGCTCTTCCAGGGCATCGTGGTGTGCTTCGCCAGCTATCTCGTCTGGTTCTGGCTCCTGCGGCGCTACCTCGCCTCCAGTCTGTCGGTGTTCTCGTTCATGACGCCCCTGTTCGGCGTCAGCGCGGGCGTGCTGGTGCTGCACGAGCGGGCGGACGCCTCCTTCGCCGTGGGCGCCGTGCTGGTCCTGACGGGGATTCTCGTCGTCAGCGCGCCGGGCCTGCTGCGCCCGGGCCCGCCTCCTCCACGGGTCCCCCATTCGTCCCATATTTGA
- a CDS encoding alpha/beta fold hydrolase, which translates to MNFTDEAAAGWNSSMTTWMSGVRETNGINIHYLRTGGANPPVVLLHGLTGNGACWTPLARVLEGEFDVVMPDARGHGGSSAPHHGYRYDDHASDVVGLIRGLELSRPVLLGHSMGGMTAAVVASRGAGGIRGLILVDPTFLSPERQREVRDSDVADQHRRALGSHKSDLVAQARARHPRRSPEIVELLAEARLKTRMGAFDVLTPPNPEYRDVVSAIDVPLLLVIGDSSPVVTLEMATELRSLNPRVRIEQVQGASHGLPFEQPERLGEVVASFLRELA; encoded by the coding sequence TTGAACTTCACCGACGAAGCCGCGGCAGGCTGGAACAGTTCCATGACGACCTGGATGAGTGGAGTCCGCGAAACGAACGGCATCAACATCCACTACCTCCGAACCGGAGGCGCCAACCCTCCCGTCGTTCTGCTCCATGGATTGACCGGGAACGGCGCCTGCTGGACTCCCTTGGCGCGCGTGCTCGAAGGTGAATTCGACGTCGTCATGCCAGACGCCAGAGGGCACGGCGGTTCGAGCGCGCCGCACCACGGCTACCGGTACGACGATCACGCGAGCGACGTCGTGGGCCTCATCCGCGGCCTGGAGCTCTCTCGTCCGGTTCTGCTTGGCCACTCGATGGGCGGAATGACCGCCGCGGTGGTGGCGAGTCGAGGGGCGGGGGGCATCCGCGGCCTCATCCTGGTCGACCCGACGTTCTTGAGCCCCGAGCGCCAACGCGAGGTGCGCGACAGCGACGTCGCCGATCAACACCGCCGGGCTCTCGGCTCACACAAGTCCGACCTCGTTGCACAGGCCCGAGCCCGACACCCGCGTCGCTCGCCCGAGATCGTCGAGCTTCTTGCCGAGGCGAGACTGAAAACCCGCATGGGCGCCTTCGACGTTCTCACGCCGCCCAACCCCGAGTATCGCGACGTGGTGAGCGCGATTGACGTCCCGCTCCTCCTCGTCATTGGGGACAGCAGCCCCGTCGTCACGCTCGAGATGGCAACGGAACTGCGGAGCCTCAACCCACGCGTGCGAATCGAACAGGTACAGGGCGCCTCCCACGGCCTTCCGTTTGAACAACCCGAGCGCCTGGGAGAAGTGGTCGCGTCGTTCTTGCGTGAGCTGGCTTAG
- a CDS encoding sensor histidine kinase, which produces MSFLDTLSDYLQQVGQSGKVSGDASLVVGIDPAFARNALIRCLERLEAQDKPTDEFGYPRDDPASLFDRWQHADAVVKFANQMARLLRGSMGNTASDKEIDALIEVAIARQIGVMDALPSRIRTMELDRLADIAKGFAFYTTLSGKIDSATYAESIRATKKLVSGSPLTAIGRVFLELKGSDAIRWLLHVEAAQSFGPSDPWRVSRETAAHLVQRRAWSFWADDESNSGFPHNWDTIRRLAALGLVRIVEGERGLRTDLEVLPIGRQLLSEISEVGVTPMSVLAESILADLTLSAANNVAVSSGKTTANIEATAVAEATVRQSRLVAHEIRNMLVPVKTALGAFYREVQTAEHPGDVVARRKEGIDRGIDSVFRFIGQLVELSQFAATPPEPFDMLVALRDAVSVIESESGRRIEQVLPAQLPPVSGHRARVVTAIANILRNATQAVATESPVIRIEAESIEGASAVRLLVEDNGPGVPEPMRRAIFDEGVSLRGGSGLGLALVREVFEKEMRGLVACEASSLGGARFVVRVPTTGTERP; this is translated from the coding sequence ATGTCTTTCCTGGATACATTAAGCGACTATCTTCAGCAGGTTGGACAATCGGGCAAGGTCAGCGGGGATGCATCCCTGGTGGTGGGTATCGACCCTGCTTTTGCGCGCAATGCGCTTATTCGTTGCTTGGAGCGGTTGGAGGCTCAAGACAAGCCAACGGATGAGTTCGGTTATCCTCGGGATGATCCTGCATCGCTTTTCGACCGTTGGCAACATGCTGATGCGGTTGTGAAGTTTGCTAACCAGATGGCCCGGCTGCTTCGCGGGAGCATGGGTAATACTGCGTCAGACAAGGAAATCGATGCTTTGATCGAGGTTGCCATCGCCAGGCAGATCGGTGTGATGGATGCATTACCCAGCCGAATTCGAACGATGGAACTTGATCGGTTGGCAGATATCGCCAAGGGGTTCGCATTTTACACCACGTTGAGTGGGAAGATCGATAGTGCTACATATGCTGAGTCGATTAGAGCGACGAAGAAGCTTGTGTCAGGGAGTCCTCTAACTGCAATCGGGCGGGTTTTTCTCGAACTCAAAGGAAGTGATGCCATTCGTTGGCTGCTTCATGTGGAAGCTGCACAGTCTTTTGGTCCTTCTGATCCCTGGAGAGTCAGCCGTGAAACGGCAGCCCACCTTGTTCAACGGAGGGCATGGTCCTTCTGGGCTGATGATGAGAGTAACTCGGGCTTTCCTCATAACTGGGATACGATCAGAAGGTTGGCTGCCTTGGGGCTTGTTCGGATTGTTGAGGGCGAGCGTGGTTTGCGTACCGATCTTGAGGTTTTGCCTATAGGGCGTCAGTTGCTTTCTGAAATCTCAGAGGTAGGGGTGACGCCAATGTCTGTTCTGGCTGAATCCATCCTTGCGGATCTCACGCTCTCTGCAGCAAATAATGTTGCGGTGAGTTCTGGAAAGACGACAGCCAATATTGAGGCCACCGCTGTGGCGGAAGCTACCGTCCGGCAGTCACGTCTGGTCGCACATGAAATTCGCAACATGCTTGTCCCTGTCAAGACGGCCCTGGGGGCGTTCTACCGGGAGGTGCAGACTGCGGAGCATCCTGGGGACGTGGTCGCCCGGAGAAAAGAAGGCATCGACCGGGGCATTGATTCCGTTTTCCGCTTCATCGGTCAGTTGGTCGAACTCTCCCAGTTCGCGGCAACGCCGCCCGAGCCTTTCGACATGCTGGTGGCCCTTCGCGATGCCGTTTCGGTCATCGAGTCGGAGTCGGGACGCCGCATCGAGCAGGTTCTGCCGGCTCAGCTTCCTCCCGTATCGGGCCATCGTGCCCGTGTCGTGACGGCCATCGCCAACATCCTCCGGAACGCGACCCAGGCCGTGGCCACGGAGTCTCCGGTGATCCGCATCGAAGCCGAATCGATCGAGGGGGCGAGCGCGGTTCGACTCCTGGTCGAGGACAATGGGCCGGGCGTCCCCGAGCCCATGCGGAGGGCCATCTTCGACGAGGGCGTTTCCCTCCGAGGTGGAAGTGGCCTCGGGCTCGCGCTCGTGCGGGAGGTCTTCGAGAAGGAGATGCGGGGCCTGGTCGCCTGTGAGGCCTCTTCTCTGGGAGGAGCGCGATTCGTGGTAAGGGTTCCAACCACTGGGACGGAGCGGCCATGA
- a CDS encoding PKD domain-containing protein codes for MFHWNRSRRAALAVALLSMGLLVACGGDSRSASAQLTVMVPQALSAADVARVQVELSGPGIPAPLLTELVQVGGTWTGTISGIPAGTGRLFRASAYDAAAKLLYRGEAGPLSIEPGKTASVAILLQQVEPQVPFENEAPRIDSLVVSTNPVEPGGSVTLTASAHDANPGDTLSYSWSATAGTFSATGSAVTTWTAPSTEGSQRIQLEVVDSRGASATLSVDIGVLLPGSTGSATVNASFNTWPSITAMNGVPSVLLPGGSARLMATVTDADGDVPLFSWESSCTGSFDDATRASPTFTLTALPGNGRCSFRLTATDGRGGQHSGTLILHAGTTPPPDVAPKIDASWQSVPGASGGAKVALGVTAHDPEGTALSFSWSASQGDFPWTPRQTATSSEIDWRAPACLSGPVTVTVTVQDAAGSSASQLFSLAPAPNSECTPAMVTGMRNALRVQADGSVLPSPFGLTNVALGAWVPTSDGLSYSWRAGTGHAHGTFVIPEVTEGSPYLLRYANSYIWTRGRSLELDQVELGHRQVRVVGPPEANLEMELQGFSPWQVGDDLQFHSETAGLGYLSTFGCIGPVFPLPAVGGTDLSGAVPYSWFAEQCGLSAYWLDQTEDHLFVTQLVSRPDPRTGANVQEARRSILFSGPENTAQGNILLRGQLAPLPTTTQSLTIRAPEFESLAQAGHPAATVRDNNFGISTLLAYDRYGGYTTAPDVATAYSMLPGRGDIQPVFEFGNPYPSHWPLFSFFQVTAEVPFTIELPEGGTAQPSYPMYTAAREPLVPGSNPTIVPKLGPARELRLNGLVATENLTGVGTTPLLSWTVPALGTPTYYQLRLYRVSVMADGSVSRQSMATLYTPETQLRLPPGMLATDRHYYVQVTAYLRPGVDPSNPFKDSPVSHYAPAVTGVFKP; via the coding sequence ATGTTTCATTGGAATAGGAGCAGGCGCGCCGCGTTGGCGGTGGCCCTGCTGAGCATGGGCCTGCTCGTGGCCTGTGGTGGCGACTCGCGCAGCGCGAGCGCTCAGTTGACGGTCATGGTTCCGCAGGCGCTCTCGGCCGCGGACGTGGCCCGTGTCCAGGTCGAGCTCTCCGGGCCGGGCATCCCCGCGCCCCTGTTGACCGAGCTCGTCCAGGTCGGCGGCACGTGGACGGGGACGATCTCCGGCATCCCGGCGGGGACGGGGCGGCTCTTCCGGGCCAGCGCCTACGACGCGGCCGCGAAGCTGCTCTACCGGGGCGAGGCGGGCCCCCTCTCCATCGAGCCGGGCAAGACGGCGAGTGTGGCCATCCTGTTGCAGCAGGTGGAGCCGCAGGTGCCCTTCGAGAACGAGGCGCCGCGGATCGACTCCCTGGTGGTCTCCACCAACCCGGTGGAGCCGGGCGGCAGTGTGACGCTGACGGCCTCCGCGCATGACGCCAACCCCGGGGACACCCTGAGCTACAGCTGGAGCGCCACCGCGGGCACCTTCAGCGCCACCGGCTCGGCGGTGACCACCTGGACGGCTCCCTCCACCGAGGGCTCGCAGCGCATCCAGCTCGAGGTGGTGGACTCGCGCGGCGCGAGCGCCACCCTGAGCGTCGACATCGGCGTGCTGCTGCCCGGCTCCACGGGGAGCGCCACGGTGAACGCCAGCTTCAACACCTGGCCCTCCATCACCGCGATGAATGGCGTCCCGTCCGTGCTGCTGCCCGGCGGGAGCGCGCGGCTGATGGCCACCGTCACGGACGCCGACGGGGACGTCCCGCTCTTCTCCTGGGAGTCCTCCTGCACGGGGAGCTTCGACGACGCGACGCGGGCCAGCCCCACCTTCACCCTGACGGCCCTGCCGGGCAACGGGCGTTGCTCCTTCAGGCTGACGGCCACGGATGGGCGGGGCGGCCAGCACTCGGGCACCCTCATCCTCCACGCGGGCACCACGCCCCCTCCGGATGTCGCGCCGAAGATCGATGCGAGCTGGCAGAGCGTCCCGGGGGCCTCGGGGGGCGCGAAGGTGGCCCTGGGCGTCACCGCGCACGATCCAGAGGGCACGGCGCTGAGCTTCTCCTGGTCGGCGAGCCAGGGTGACTTCCCCTGGACTCCCCGTCAGACGGCCACCTCGAGCGAGATCGACTGGCGGGCACCCGCCTGCCTCAGCGGGCCGGTGACCGTCACCGTCACCGTCCAGGACGCGGCCGGCTCCTCGGCCAGCCAGCTCTTCTCCCTCGCTCCAGCCCCGAACTCGGAGTGCACTCCGGCGATGGTGACCGGTATGCGCAATGCCCTCCGCGTCCAGGCCGATGGCTCCGTCCTCCCCTCTCCGTTCGGCCTGACCAACGTCGCGCTCGGGGCCTGGGTGCCCACGTCCGATGGGCTCTCCTATAGCTGGCGTGCCGGCACCGGCCACGCGCACGGCACCTTCGTCATCCCCGAGGTGACGGAGGGGTCTCCCTACCTCCTGCGCTACGCGAACAGCTACATCTGGACCCGCGGGCGGAGCCTGGAGCTCGACCAGGTCGAGCTGGGCCATCGTCAGGTCCGGGTGGTCGGGCCGCCGGAGGCCAACCTCGAGATGGAGCTGCAAGGGTTCTCGCCCTGGCAGGTCGGAGATGACCTGCAGTTCCACTCGGAGACCGCGGGTCTCGGCTACCTGTCCACGTTCGGCTGTATTGGGCCGGTCTTCCCCCTGCCCGCCGTGGGGGGGACGGACCTCTCGGGCGCTGTGCCCTACAGCTGGTTCGCGGAGCAGTGTGGCCTCTCGGCGTATTGGCTGGACCAGACCGAGGACCACCTCTTCGTCACCCAGCTGGTGAGCCGCCCCGATCCGCGCACGGGCGCCAACGTCCAGGAGGCGCGCCGGAGCATCCTGTTCTCCGGCCCGGAGAACACGGCGCAGGGCAACATCCTGCTGAGGGGGCAGCTGGCGCCGCTGCCCACCACCACGCAGTCCCTGACCATTCGCGCTCCGGAGTTCGAGAGCCTGGCGCAGGCCGGCCACCCCGCCGCGACGGTGAGGGACAACAACTTCGGCATCAGCACGCTGCTGGCCTATGACCGGTACGGGGGTTACACGACCGCACCGGATGTCGCCACGGCGTACTCCATGCTCCCTGGCAGGGGCGACATCCAGCCGGTGTTCGAGTTCGGCAATCCCTACCCGAGCCACTGGCCCCTGTTCTCCTTCTTCCAGGTGACCGCCGAGGTCCCCTTCACCATCGAGCTGCCCGAAGGGGGCACCGCCCAGCCGTCGTACCCCATGTACACGGCCGCCCGGGAGCCGCTGGTGCCCGGCTCGAATCCGACGATCGTCCCGAAGCTGGGGCCGGCCCGGGAGCTGCGGCTCAATGGCCTGGTCGCCACCGAGAATCTGACGGGCGTGGGGACGACGCCGCTGCTGAGCTGGACGGTGCCGGCCCTGGGCACGCCGACCTACTACCAGCTGCGCCTGTACCGGGTCTCCGTGATGGCGGACGGCTCCGTCTCGCGGCAGAGCATGGCGACCCTCTACACGCCCGAGACGCAGCTGCGCCTGCCTCCGGGGATGCTTGCGACGGACAGGCACTACTACGTCCAGGTGACGGCGTACCTGCGGCCGGGAGTGGACCCGAGCAATCCTTTCAAGGACTCGCCGGTGAGCCACTACGCGCCCGCGGTCACGGGCGTCTTCAAGCCCTGA
- a CDS encoding response regulator: MNPTGRILIVDDEPTFLETYRLILSTEGYTVDAAADGPSALAKLEQPGWDLILLDRKLQGRYGPDTGLDLIQSILQRAPDVKVILVTGVADEDSVNRAFSAGAYDYLEKNAYFEAILKVKVRHALEAPRERRMAALANGKREEKIRELWKSVLTERDSSIKGALLEDLMALLFKSIPGFERTQTNRKSLDEQIDIVIPNESTAPFWQQTHSQYILGECKNWSKPVERRELDVFIKDIERRFGRCRLGFFISIGGFTKGFESALAAERRGDVLVVALDKARVDELVQAPNREAKLKEFHDRALMASTTDSV; encoded by the coding sequence ATGAACCCGACTGGACGAATTCTCATCGTCGATGACGAGCCCACATTCCTCGAGACCTACCGCCTCATCCTCTCCACCGAGGGGTACACGGTGGATGCGGCTGCGGACGGGCCCTCGGCGCTCGCGAAGTTGGAGCAGCCGGGCTGGGACCTGATCCTGCTCGATCGGAAGCTCCAGGGGCGGTATGGGCCTGATACCGGGCTCGACCTCATCCAGTCCATCTTGCAGCGCGCTCCGGACGTGAAGGTCATCCTCGTCACGGGCGTCGCCGATGAGGACTCGGTGAACCGCGCCTTCTCGGCGGGGGCGTACGACTACCTGGAGAAGAACGCCTACTTCGAGGCCATCCTCAAGGTGAAGGTCCGCCATGCCCTGGAAGCTCCACGCGAGCGGCGTATGGCCGCCCTGGCCAATGGGAAGCGGGAGGAGAAGATCCGCGAGTTGTGGAAGAGCGTCCTCACCGAGCGTGACTCCTCGATCAAGGGCGCCTTGCTCGAGGATCTGATGGCGTTGTTGTTCAAGTCCATTCCTGGCTTCGAGCGCACCCAGACGAACCGCAAGAGCCTGGACGAGCAGATCGACATCGTCATCCCGAATGAGTCCACCGCGCCGTTCTGGCAGCAGACCCACTCCCAGTACATCCTCGGGGAGTGCAAGAACTGGTCGAAGCCGGTGGAGCGCAGGGAACTGGATGTCTTCATCAAGGACATCGAGCGCCGCTTCGGCCGTTGCCGGCTCGGGTTCTTCATCTCCATTGGTGGATTCACCAAGGGCTTCGAGAGTGCCCTGGCGGCGGAACGTCGAGGAGATGTGCTCGTGGTGGCGCTCGACAAAGCCCGAGTCGATGAACTGGTTCAGGCACCCAACCGCGAAGCGAAGCTGAAGGAGTTCCACGATCGGGCCTTGATGGCCAGCACCACGGATTCTGTATAG
- a CDS encoding xylulokinase, with the protein MSSSGNASILAIDLGTSAVKLAAVTLRGKILGGTEESLDLQLLPDGGAEQDPESWWAAIVRGTRRLLDSGAVPASDIVGINVSSQWSGTVAVDAHGKPLRPALLWMDSRGREHVRRAAQGLVSVEGYSLRKALTWLHICGGAPTLSGKDPVGHILYLQNEHPTLYRDTYKFLEPKDWLNQRLSGRMVSSHDSITLHWVTDNRDLAHIDYDNGLLRMTGLQREKLPDLVPAATVLGPLQPEAARALGLSDSVQVISGAPDILAAAVGSGAVRNHEAHLCIGTSSWVSCHVPTKKTDIFHQLGSIPSALPGRYLLTNEQESAGICLSYLKDHILFGPESAPQDSAERYAMLVREAERIPAGSDQLIFLPWLNGERSPVDDSTLRGGFLNQSLKTTRGHFVRAVMEGVAYNSRWLFSYVEKAAGHTLNPVRIIGGGARSPLWCQIHADVLGRTIQQVDEPVLANTRGAAFQAAVALGRLSVDEIPSLVPIAQTFEPNPRNRALYDELFDEFLNIYKNNKAIFARLNRKRSA; encoded by the coding sequence GTGAGCTCCTCCGGTAACGCCTCCATCCTGGCCATCGATCTCGGGACCTCGGCCGTGAAGCTGGCCGCCGTCACCCTGCGCGGGAAGATCCTCGGAGGCACCGAGGAATCCCTCGACCTCCAACTCCTCCCCGACGGCGGCGCCGAACAGGACCCCGAATCCTGGTGGGCCGCCATCGTCCGCGGCACGCGGCGCCTGCTGGACTCGGGCGCCGTCCCGGCCTCCGACATCGTCGGCATCAACGTCAGCTCCCAGTGGTCCGGCACCGTCGCCGTCGACGCCCACGGCAAGCCCCTGCGGCCCGCCCTGCTCTGGATGGACTCGCGCGGACGCGAACACGTGCGGCGCGCCGCCCAGGGGTTGGTGTCCGTCGAGGGCTATAGTCTGCGCAAGGCCCTCACCTGGCTGCACATCTGTGGCGGCGCGCCCACCCTCTCCGGCAAGGATCCGGTCGGCCACATCCTGTACCTCCAGAACGAGCACCCCACGCTCTACCGCGACACCTACAAGTTCCTCGAGCCCAAGGACTGGCTCAACCAGCGCCTGAGTGGCCGCATGGTGTCCTCCCATGACTCCATCACCCTGCACTGGGTGACGGACAACCGCGACCTGGCGCACATCGACTACGACAACGGCCTGCTGCGCATGACGGGCCTGCAACGCGAGAAGCTGCCCGACCTCGTCCCCGCCGCCACCGTGCTCGGGCCGCTCCAACCCGAGGCCGCCCGGGCCCTGGGACTGAGCGACTCGGTGCAGGTCATCTCCGGCGCCCCGGACATCCTCGCGGCCGCGGTGGGCTCGGGCGCCGTGCGCAACCACGAGGCCCACCTGTGCATCGGCACGTCCTCCTGGGTGAGCTGCCACGTGCCCACCAAGAAGACCGACATCTTCCACCAGTTGGGCAGCATCCCCTCGGCGCTCCCGGGCCGCTACCTGCTCACCAACGAGCAGGAGTCCGCCGGCATCTGCCTGTCCTACCTCAAGGATCACATCCTCTTCGGCCCCGAGAGCGCCCCCCAGGACTCCGCCGAGCGCTACGCGATGCTCGTCCGCGAGGCCGAGCGCATCCCCGCCGGGAGTGATCAGCTCATCTTCCTGCCCTGGCTCAACGGCGAGCGCAGCCCGGTGGACGACAGCACGCTGCGCGGCGGTTTCCTCAACCAGTCCCTCAAGACGACCCGGGGACACTTCGTGCGCGCCGTGATGGAAGGCGTGGCCTACAACTCGCGCTGGCTCTTCTCCTACGTGGAGAAGGCGGCCGGCCACACCCTGAACCCCGTGCGCATCATCGGAGGCGGCGCCCGCTCACCGCTGTGGTGTCAGATCCACGCGGACGTGCTCGGCCGGACCATTCAGCAGGTGGACGAGCCCGTGCTCGCCAACACCCGGGGAGCGGCCTTCCAGGCGGCGGTGGCGCTCGGGCGGCTGAGCGTGGACGAAATCCCCTCGCTGGTGCCCATCGCGCAGACCTTCGAGCCGAACCCGCGCAACCGGGCCCTCTACGACGAGCTGTTCGACGAATTCCTGAACATCTACAAGAACAACAAGGCCATCTTCGCGCGCCTCAACCGCAAGCGCAGCGCGTGA
- a CDS encoding AraC family transcriptional regulator, which produces MAKQLQVPFTTKLPYPVYFRTANLTEEASYPRHRHPWGEFVYAFSGVMELKLADSHYLAPPQYGIWLPPDVEHIGMNRHEASHCSLYLSRERCRALPKTTCALAVSPLIKSLLEHLRERGVDHPRTSGDRRLLQVLIDQLALAPTQGSYLPTSDDPLLRQVLTALEENPADGRSLAQWARQVHTTERTLERRCQQHLGLSFTDWRQRLRVVKALAMLETGRSVEAIALDLGYSSASSFIAMFRRMTGTTPDKVRGQGFTAS; this is translated from the coding sequence ATGGCGAAGCAGCTCCAGGTCCCCTTCACCACGAAGCTCCCGTACCCCGTCTATTTCCGCACGGCCAACCTGACCGAGGAGGCCTCGTACCCCCGGCACCGTCATCCCTGGGGCGAGTTCGTCTATGCCTTCAGCGGGGTGATGGAGCTCAAGCTCGCCGACAGCCACTACCTGGCGCCGCCGCAGTACGGAATCTGGCTACCACCCGACGTGGAGCACATCGGCATGAATCGCCACGAGGCGAGCCACTGCTCGCTCTACCTCTCCCGGGAGCGTTGCCGTGCCCTGCCGAAGACGACGTGCGCGCTCGCGGTCAGCCCGTTGATCAAGTCGCTCCTCGAGCACCTGCGCGAGCGCGGGGTGGACCATCCCCGCACGAGTGGTGACCGCCGGCTCCTCCAGGTGCTCATCGACCAGCTCGCCCTGGCCCCGACCCAGGGCAGCTACCTGCCCACCTCCGACGATCCGCTGCTGCGCCAGGTGCTGACGGCCCTGGAGGAGAATCCGGCGGATGGGCGCTCCCTGGCGCAGTGGGCGCGCCAGGTGCACACGACGGAGCGCACACTCGAGCGCCGCTGCCAGCAGCACCTGGGCCTGTCCTTCACGGACTGGCGCCAGCGGCTGCGCGTCGTCAAGGCGCTGGCGATGCTGGAGACGGGCCGCTCGGTGGAGGCCATCGCGCTCGACCTGGGCTACAGCAGTGCTTCCTCCTTCATCGCGATGTTCCGGAGGATGACGGGCACCACGCCGGACAAGGTGCGCGGCCAGGGCTTCACGGCTTCCTGA